A single window of Vespa crabro chromosome 23, iyVesCrab1.2, whole genome shotgun sequence DNA harbors:
- the LOC124432004 gene encoding putative ATP synthase subunit f, mitochondrial, which translates to MGFGDYPAEYDRAKHGPYDPARYYGKPDTPLGDVKIGEFGAWIRRRNFHPQAIVSACSRAFWRWQHKYVFPERAGGAHFFQMAVGLSILFYIINYQRIKTHKNYKYH; encoded by the exons ATGGGTTTTGGAGATTATCCCGCTGAATATGATCGAGCAAAACATGGTCCCTATGATCCAGCACGTTACTATGGGAAac CTGATACTCCTTTGGGTGACGTTAAAATAGGTGAATTTGGAGCTTGGATTCGTAGAAGAAATTTCCATCCTCAAGCTATAGTATCAGCGTGCTCTCGag CATTTTGGCGTTGGcaacataaatatgtatttcctGAACGTGCTGGTGGAGCTCATTTTTTCCAAATGGCAGTAGGATTATCAAtacttttctatataataaattatcagaGAATTA agacACACAAGAATTACAAGTACCActaa
- the LOC124432133 gene encoding probable phosphatase phospho2: protein MDLPTLIAFDFDHTIVDDNTDFVVRDLLPKDQLTDEVQNLYRTDGWTLYMNKIFELLHQNSIGLQEIEASIINISPSPGFDVLLKLLHSLGYEIIIISDSNSLLIDMWLKSRKLDNLITKVFTNPAHISDDGMIKIKMYHVQDFCKLSMINLCKGHILENYIKERLEAGIHFKRIAYVGDGKNDLCPVLRLSENDLAFPRMNYPLLKKLNEYKNNESCKVKATIIPWSKGSDILNNLQE, encoded by the coding sequence ATGGATTTGCCTACACTAATTGCATTTGATTTCGATCATACAATTGTTGATGATAATACTGATTTTGTGGTTCGTGACTTATTACCAAAAGATCAATTAACTGATGAGgtacaaaatttatatcgtaCAGATGGATGGACTTTATATATgaacaaaatatttgaattactTCATCAGAATTCAATTGGATTACAAGAAATAGAAGCatctattatcaatatatcacCAAGTCCAGGATTCGatgttcttttaaaattattacattctcttggatatgaaataattattatcagtgATTccaattcattattaatagataTGTGGTTGAAGAGTAGAAAATTGGATAATTTAATTACTAAAGTATTTACAAATCCTGCGCACATTTCTGACGATGgtatgataaagataaagatgtaTCATGTTCAAGATTTTTGTAAACTAAGCATGATCAATTTATGTAAAGGtcatatattagaaaattacatTAAGGAAAGATTAGAGGCAGGAATTCATTTTAAGAGAATTGCATATGTCGGAGATGGAAAGAATGATCTCTGTCCGGTATTGCGTTTATCAGAAAATGATTTAGCATTTCCCAGAATGAATTATCcgcttttaaaaaaattaaatgaatataaaaataatgagagcTGTAAAGTAAAAGCAACAATTATTCCTTGGTCCAAAGGATCtgacattttaaataatttacaagaataa
- the LOC124432036 gene encoding coatomer subunit alpha yields the protein MLTKFETKSARVKGLSFHPKRPWVLASLHNGVIQLWDYRMCTLLDKFDEHDGPVRGICFHSQQPLFVSGGDDYKIKVWNYKQRRCIFTLLGHLDYIRTTMFHQEYPWILSASDDQTIRIWNWQSRTCICVLTGHNHYVMCAQFHPTEDVIVSTSLDQSVRVWDISGLRKKNVAPGPGGLEDHLKNPGATDLFGQADAVVKHVLEGHDRGVNWASFHPTLPLIVSGADDRQIKMWRMNDTKAWEVDICRGHYDNVSCVLFHPRQDLILSNSEDKSIRVWDMTKRTCLHTFRREHERFWVLAAHPTLNLFAAGHDSGMIIFKLERERPAYAIHGNLLYYVKERFLRKLDFTTSKDTSVMQIRGGGKTPAYSMSYNQAENAVLICTRSASNIENSTYDLYVIPREGDTSTDADTKRASGVTAIWVARNRFAVLDRAYSLVIKNLKNEVTKKVQIPNCDEIFYAGTGMLLLRDADQVTLFDVQQKRTLAEVKISKCRYVVWSNDMSHVALLAKHTVNICNRRLESLCSIHENTRVKSGAWDDSGVFIYTTSNHIKYAINNGDHGIIRTLDLPIYVTRVKGNQVYCLDRECRPRILRIDPTEYKFKLALINRKYEEVLHMVRTANLVGQSIIAYLQQKGYPEVALHFVKDEKTRFGLALECGNIEVALEAARSLDQKTCWESLAQAALMQGNHQVVEMCYQRTKNFEKLSFLYLITGNLEKLRKMIKIAEIRKDVSGQYQGSLLLGDIYERAKILKNSGQASLAYVTEKIHGISNEDDDIQYSSMQDELSALEKGAVYLHPPVPIQQAENNWPLLTVSKGFFEGAMMSRGKSQVAAALAPEDDTVVVADGWGNDEELGIDDEEGVEGVEPIVEGEETAGWDVEDVDLPPEIENAMPISEDGYYSIPTKGVPTTQHWINNSQLTVDHILAGSFETAFRLLNNQVGVVEFAPYQSLFLNTYARAKTSFASLPNILSLYGYPQRNWKDATTKNNLPAVGLHLTNLVQRLQICYQLTTGGKFAEAIEKLQAILLSIPLLVVDTRQDIAEAQQLIQICREYILGLKMETERKNLPKNTLAEQKRICEMAAYFTHCNLQPVHQILTLRIAANMFFKLKNYKTAGSFARRLLELGPKPELAQQVRKLLQACDKNPTDEHQLAYDEHNPFSLCASTFTPIYRGKQEVKCPLCGASYQPQYKDSLCRICEVAAIGKECIGLKIHM from the exons atgtTAACCAAATTTGAAACAAAATCAGCTCGAGTAAAGGGCTTATCTTTCCATCCAAAACGTCCGTGGGTTCTTGCCag TTTACACAATGGTGTTATACAATTGTGGGATTATCGGATGTGTACTCTCTTGGACAAATTTGATGAACACGATGGTCCTGTAAGAGGAATATGTTTCCATAGTCAACAACCTCTGTTTGTATCTGGTGGCgatgattataaaatcaaagtaTGGAATTATAAGCAACGTAGatgtatttttacattattaggCCATTTGGATTATATCAGAACTACAATGTTTCATCAAGAATATCCATGGATTCTCAGTGCTTCTGATGACCAAACTATACGTATCTGGAATTGGCAGAGTCGTACTTGTATCTGTGTTTTAACCGGTCATAATCACTATGTAATGTGTGCTCAATTTCATCCAACCGAAGATGTTATCGTATCAACTTCATTGGATCAATCTGTTAGAGTTTGGGATATATCTGgattacgtaaaaaaaatgtagcaCCTGGACCAGGTGGTTTAGaagatcatttaaaaaatcctGGAGCTACGGATCTATTTGGACAAGCTGATGCTGTAGTTAAACATGTTTTGGAAGGTCATGATAGAGGCGTTAATTGGGCTTCTTTCCATCCAACATTACCATTAATTGTCTCTGGAGCAGATGATCGTCAAATTAAGATGTGGCGCATGAATGATACTAAAGCTTGGGAAGTAGATATTTGCAGGGGTCATTATGACAATGTTTCATGTGTTCTATTTCATCCAAGACAGGATTTAATTCTATCTAATTCTGAAGATAAAAGCATAAGAGTATGGGATATGACGAAGCGTACATGTTTACATACATTTAGAAGAGAACATGAAAGATTTTGGGTACTTGCTGCACATCCTACTTTAAATTTGTTTGCAGCAGGTCATGACTCTGGTATGATAATCTTTAaattagaaagagaacgaCCAGCTTATGCAATCCATGGAAATCTTCTTTATTACGTGAAGGAACGTTTCCTACGTAAATTAGATTTTACTACTTCAAAAGATACTTCTGTTATGCAAATTCGTGGTGGAGGAAAAACACCTGCATATAGTATGTCATATAATCAAGCTGAAAATGCTGTTCTCATATGTACAAGATCGGCGTCAAATATAGAGAATAGTACTTATGATCTTTATGTGATACCACGTGAAGGTGATACAAGTACAGATGCCGATACGAAACGTGCTTCTGGTGTTACAGCCATTTGGGTTGCTAGGAATCGTTTTGCAGTTTTGGATAGAGCATATTCT ttggtcataaaaaatctaaaaaatgaAGTAACAAAGAAAGTACAAATTCCAAATTgcgatgaaatattttatgctGGTACAGGTATGCTACTTTTACGAGATGCAGATCAAGTTACGCTGTTTGATGTCcaacaaaaaagaactttaGCTGAAGTAAAGATTTCAAAATGTAGATATGTTGTTTGGTCTAATGACATGTCTCATGTTGCTCTATTGGCTAAACACACTGTTAATATTTGCAATCGCAGATTAGAATCTCTATGCTCCATTCATGAAAATACAAGAGTAAAATCAGGAGCTTGGGATGATTCTggagtatttatatatactactaGCAATCATATCAAATATGCTATTAATAATGGTGATCATGGTATTATTCGTACATTGGATTTACCAATTTATGTGACGAGAGTGAAAGGAAATCAAGTATATTGTCTTGACAGAGAATGTAGACCAAGAATATTGCGTATAGATCCAacagaatataaattcaaattagctcttattaatagaaaatatgaagaaGTATTACATATGGTTCGTACAGCAAATCTCGTTGGTCAATCCATAATAGCATATTTACAACAAAAAGGATATCCAGAAGTTGCATTACATTTCGTTAAAGATGAAAAAACAAGATTTGGGCTTGCACTTGAATGTGGTAATATTGAAGTAGCTTTGGAGGCAGCAAGATCTTTAGATCAAAAAACGTGTTGGGAAAGTTTAGCACAAGCTGCTTTAATGCAAGGCAATCATCAAGTTGTTGAAATGTGTTATCAAAGAACTAAGAACTTTGAGAAATTGTCATTTCTTTATCTGATTACTGGCAATTTGGAAAAATTGCgtaaaatgataaagatcGCCGAAATTCGAAAAGATGTATCTGGACAATATCAAGGAAGTTTATTACTTGGTGATATTTATGAACGAGCAAAGATCTTAAAG aaCTCGGGGCAAGCATCGTTGGCTTATGTCACAGAGAAAATTCATGGAATTTCAAACGAGGATGATGACATTCAATATAGTTCCATGCAAGATGAACTTTCAGCTCTTGAAAAAGGAGCTGTATATCTCCATCCGCCAGTACCTATTCAACAAGCTGAAAATAATTGGCCACTCTTGACTGTTTCAAAAGGATTCTTCGAGGGTGCCATGATGTCTCGTGGCAAGAGTCAAGTGGCTGCAGCTTTGGCTCCAGAAGATGATACTGTCGTAGTTGCGGACGGTTGGGGCAATGACGAGGAGTTAGGAATTGACGATGAAGAAGGTGTTGAAGGTGTTGAGCCTATTGTAGAAGGTGAAGAAACTGCAGGCTGGGATGTTGAAGATGTAGATCTTCCTCCTGAAATTGAAAATGCAATGCCAATATCTGAGGatggttattattctattcCAACAAAAGGAGTCCCAACAACACAACACTGGATCAATAATTCACAATTGACTGTAGATCATATATTGGCTGGATCTTTTGAAACAGCTTTCAGATTATTGAACAATCAAGTCGGTGTAGTTGAATTTGCCCCATATCAATCCCTCTTCTTAAATACATATGCTCGTGCTAAAACATCATTTGCATCTTTAccaaatatattatctttatatggATATCCTCAAAGAAATTGGAAAGATGctacaacaaaaaataatttacctgCTGTTGGATTACATCTTACAAATTTGGTTCAACGGCTTCAAATTTGTTATCAGTTGACAACAGGAGGGAAGTTTGCAGAAGCTATAGAAAAACTCCAAGCAATATTACTTAGCATTCCATTATTAGTTGTAGATACTAGACAAGATATTGCTGAAGCTCAACAATTAATTCAAATATGTCGAGAATATATTTTAGGTTTAAAAATGGAAACCGAAAGGAAAAATTTGCCGAAAAATACATTAGCAGAGCAAAAACGAATTTGTGAAATGGCAGCATATTTTACTCATTGTAATCTACAACCAGTTCAtcaaattttaacattaaGAATAGCGGCTAATATGTTTTTCAAgttaaagaattataaaactGCTGGTTCTTTTGCTAGAAGATTGCTTGAACTTGGTCCAAAACCTGAATTAGCACAGCAAGTTCGGAAACTTTTACAg gCATGTGATAAAAATCCGACAGATGAGCATCAATTAGCATATGATGAACATAATCCATTCTCTTTATGTGCAAGTACATTCACACCAATTTACAGAGGAAAACAAGAAGTGAAATGTCCACTTTGTGGAGCAAGTTATCAACCTCAGTATAAAGATTCATTATGCAGAATTTGTGAAGTTGCAGCAATTGGCAAAGAATGCATTggattaaaaatacatatgtaa